In Saimiri boliviensis isolate mSaiBol1 chromosome 12, mSaiBol1.pri, whole genome shotgun sequence, one genomic interval encodes:
- the SYNPO2L gene encoding synaptopodin 2-like protein isoform X3 yields METFEPISQEPLSQASYDKAPDPVPELQDSFYAELQRAESLQEKSIKEAKSKCRTIASLLTAAPNPHSKGVLMFKKRRQRAKKYTLVSFGAAAGTGAGEEEDGIPPTSESELDEEAFSDARSLTNQSDWDSPYLDMELARAGSRAAEGQGSGLGGQLSEVSGRGVQLFEQQRQRADSSTQELAKAEPGAMLNGEGLQSPPRAQSAPPEAAVLPLSPLPAPVASPRPFQPGGAPTPAPSIFNRSARPFTPGLQGQRTTTTSVIFRPLAPKRANDSLSGLSPAPPPFLSSPQGPTPLPSFTSEVASHVPASGSPSIPRSSGPVTATSSLYIPAPSRPVTPGGAPEPPAPPSAAAMTSTASIFLSAPLRPFGHPEAAAPGPAAPEPPSAREQRISVPAARTGILQEARRRGTRRQMFRPGKEETKNSPNPELLSLVQNLDEKPRAGGAESGPEEDALSLGAEACNFMQPVGTRSYKTLPHVTPKTPPPMASKTPPPMTPKTPPPVAPKPQSRGLLDGLVNGAAPSAGIPEPPRMQGRGGELFAKRQSRADRYVVEGTTGPGLGHRPRSPSPTPSLPPSWKYSPNIRAPPPIAYNPLLSPFFPQAARTLPKAQSQGPRATPKQGIKALDFMRHQPYQLKTAMFCFDEVPPTPGLTASGPPKTARVQEIRRFSTPAPQPTAEPLAPTVLAPRAATTLDEPIWRTELASTPVPSPAPPPESPRGLGASPSSCGFQVARPRFSATRTGLQAHVWKPGAGHQ; encoded by the exons ATGGAGACCTTTGAGCCCATCAGCCAAGAGCCCCTCAGCCAAGCCAGCTACGACAAAGCCCCAGACCCAGTTCCTGAGCTCCAAGACTCATTCTATGCAG AACTGCAACGTGCAGAGAGCCTTCAAGAGAAGAGCATAAAGGAGGCCAAGAGCAAATGCAGGACAATTGCatcgctgctcactgcagcccccaaccCCCACTCCAAAGGGGTGCTTATGTTTAAGAAACGGCGGCAGAGAGCCAAGAAGTACACCCTGGTGAGCTTTGGAGCTGCTGCTGGgacaggggctggggaggaggaggacggcATTCCCCCCACGAGTGAATCCGAGCTGGACGAAGAAGCCTTCTCCGACGCCCGCAGCCTCACCAATCAATCTGACTGGGACAGTCCCTATCTGGACATGGAGCTTGCCAGGGCAGGCTCAAGAGCAGCAGAGGGCCAGGGCTCTGGGCTGGGAGGGCAGCTGAGTGAGGTCTCTGGGCGAGGGGTGCAGCTCTTTGAACAGCAGCGCCAGCGTGCAGACTCCAGCACACAGGAACTGGCGAAGGCCGAACCAGGAGCCATGCTCAACGGGGAGGGCTTGCAGTCACCACCTCGGGCCCAGAGTGCTCCCCCGGAGGCGGCTGTGCTCCCACTCAGTCCCTTGCCGGCCCCTGTAGCCAGCCCCAGACCCTTCCAACCAGGTGGGGCCCCGACCCCAGCTCCAAGCATCTTTAACCGGTCAGCCAGGCCCTTTACCCCGGGTCTACAAGGCCAGCGGACAACTACCACCTCCGTTATTTTCCGGCCCCTAGCCCCCAAGAGAGCTAACGACAGCCTGAGCGGCCTCAGTCCCGCCCCACCCCCCTTCTTGTCTTCTCCGCAGGGACCCACCCCTCTGCCCAGCTTCACTTCAGAGGTTGCCAGCCATGTGCCAGCCTCTGGATCCCCCAGCATCCCACGCTCCTCCGGCCCTGTGACAGCCACCAGTTCCCTGTACATCCCAGCCCCCAGTCGGCCTGTTACCCCAGGCGGAGCCCCAGAGCCCCCCGCTCCTCCTAGTGCAGCTGCCATGACCTCCACCGCTTCTATCTTCCTATCTGCGCCTCTGAGACCCTTTGGGCATCCAGAGGCAGCCGCCCCAGGCCCAGCGGCCCCTGAGCCCCCCAGCGCTCGGGAGCAGCGCATCTCTGTGCCAGCTGCACGCACGGGTATCCTGCAGGAGGCCCGGCGCCGAGGGACGCGGAGGCAGATGTTCCGGCCTGGAAAGGAGGAGACGAAGAACTCGCCAAACCCCGAGCTGCTATCGCTGGTGCAGAACCTGGATGAAAAGCCCCGGGCCGGAGGTGCTGAATCTGGTCCTGAGGAGGACGCACTGAGCCTCGGGGCTGAAGCCTGCAACTTCATGCAGCCAGTAGGGACCAGGAGTTACAAGACCCTGCCTCACGTGACACCTAAGACCCCGCCTCCAATGGCTTCCAAGACCCCGCCCCCTATGACTCCTAAGACTCCACCCCCAGTGGCTCCTAAGCCCCAGTCTCGAGGGCTCCTTGATGGGCTCGTGAATGGGGCAGCCCCTTCGGCTGGAATCCCTGAGCCACCAAGGatgcagggcaggggtggggagctgTTTGCCAAGCGGCAGAGCCGTGCGGACAGGTATGTGGTGGAAGGTACAACTGGTCCTGGTCTTGGCCATCGGCCTAGAAGTCCTTCTCCTACCCCGTCTTTGCCCCCTTCTTGGAAATATTCACCCAATATCCGTGCCCCACCTCCTATTGCTTACAACCCACtgctctctccttttttcccccAGGCGGCCCGAACTCTCCCTAAGGCCCAATCCCAGGGGCCTCGGGCAACACCCAAGCAGGGCATTAAGGCTTTAGATTTTATGCGGCATCAGCCCTATCAACTTAAAACTGCCATGTTCTGTTTTGATGAGGTTCCCCCGACTCCTGGACTCACTGCCTCAGGGCCGCCCAAAACTGCCCGAGTCCAGGAGATTCGCCGGTTTTCCACTCCGGCGCCCCAGCCCACTGCAGAGCCCCTTGCTCCCACTGTGCTTGCCCCGCGAGCAGCCACTACACTGGATGAGCCCATCTGGAGAACAGAGCTGGCCTCAACCCCTGTTCCtagcccagcccctcctccagaGTCTCCCAGGGGCCTTGGGGCTTCTCCCAGCTCCTGTGGTTTCCAGGTAGCCAGGCCCCGATTCTCAGCCACCAGAACAGGATTGCAGGCTCATGTGTGGAAGCCTGGGGCAGGGCACCAGTGA
- the MYOZ1 gene encoding myozenin-1, producing MPLSGTPAPNKKRKSSKLIMELTGGGQDSSGLNLGKKISVPRDVMLEELSLLTNRGSKMFKLRQMRVEKFIYENHPDVFSDSSMDHFQKFLPTVGGQLGTAGQGFSYSKSSGRGGGRAEGSGSAGQYGSDQQHHQGSGSGAGGTGGPAGQAVRGGAADTAGVGETGSGDQAGGEGKHITVFKTYISPWERAMGVDPQQKVELGIDLLAYGAKAELPKYKSFNRTAMPYGGYEKASKRMTFQMPKFDLGPLLSEPLVLYNQNLSNRPSFNRTPIPWLSSGEPVDYNVDIGIPLDGETEEL from the exons ATGCCGCTCTCAGGAACCCCGGCCCCTAATAAGAAGAGGAAATCCAGCAAGTTGATCATGGAACTCACTGGAG GTGGACAGGATAGCTCAGGCTTGAACCTGGGCAAAAAGATCAGTGTCCCAAGGGATGTGATGTTGGAGGAACTGTCACTTCTTACCAACCGGGGCTCCAAGATGTTCAAACTACGGCAGATGAGGGTGGAGAAGTTTATCTATGAGAACCACCCTGATGTTTTCTCTGACAGCTCAATG GATCACTTCCAGAAGTTCCTTCCGACAGTGGGAGGACAGCTGGGCACGGCTGGTCAGGGATTCTCCTACAGCAAGAGCAGTGGCAGAGGCGGCGGCCGGGCAGAGGGCAGTGGCTCTGCCGGACAGTATGGCTCTGATCAGCAGCACCATCAGGGCTCTGGGTCTGGAGCTGGGGGTACAGGTGGTCCTGCGGGCCAGGCTGTCAGAGGAGGAGCTGCTGACACAGCAGGGGTTGGTGAGACAGGGTCAG GAGATCAGGCAGGTGGAGAAGGAAAACATATCACTGTGTTCAAGACCTATATTTCTCCATGGGAGCGAGCCATGGGGGTTGACCCCCAGCAAAAAGTAGAACTTGGCATTGACCTGCTGGCCTATGGAGCCAAAGCTGAACTTCCCAAATACAAGTCCTTTAACAG GACGGCAATGCCCTATGGTGGATATGAGAAGGCCTCCAAACGCATGACCTTCCAGATGCCCAAGTTTGACCTGGGGCCCTTGCTGAGTGAACCCCTGGTCCTCTACAACCAGAACCTCTCCAACAGGCCTTCTTTCAATCGAACCCCTATTCCCTGGCTGAGCTCTGGGGAGCCTGTAGACTACAATGTGGATATTGGCATCCCTTTGGATGGAGAAACGGAGGAGCTGTGA